The Apus apus isolate bApuApu2 chromosome 4, bApuApu2.pri.cur, whole genome shotgun sequence genome contains the following window.
tgtctgaacataaggaaaaactttgccagtgacagagcactggaacaggctggccagaaaggctgtggagtctccttccctaGAGATACTCAGAATCTGCCTGGATGcaatcctgtgcaacctgctctaggtgaatTTGCTTTAGCAGGGGTTTGGACTATAAGACCTCCAGAGGTCACACTTCCAACCCTTACCACAACATACCATATTCCCAGAAAGACACGGCCAGACTATATCTATTTGCACGTATCATTCTCGTCTTGCAGCTTAAACGCTTTTAATTGTTTATCCTTCAGCATCTTCCCCACACAGCTCATGGACAGGACCCTGCAAACCCTCCCGAATCCCAACCGAGAGGGCCCAGGCAAGCgagccccggggggggggggcggggagcggcccgGCTCAGCGTGGCCCCGGCCCCACGACTGCCGGGGCACTGCCCCCCGCTCCGGTCCTGCCGCCCCTACCGCAGCCAGCGCCCGGAACCCCCGGttggcccggccccgcccgcccggccccgccccgccgccgggcggCGAGAGCGtgtggcggcggcggcgccgcgcTCGGCCTGATTTACGGCGGTGCCGCAAAGGGCTCCCCCGCCGCGCCGCCTCGGGCTCCGCCACCAGCAGCACGTCGGGTGAGTGCGGCGGCGACCCTGCGGGCGGCTGAGCCCCGCGCCgagccgggcccggccccgctccgccccggcGAGGCCCGGGCGGCGGCCGAGGCGAGCAGAGCCGCGTCGCGTCTCCGGAGCCCTGCGGCTGGCCGGGAcagggcggggcgggcccggtGCCTCCCCTGGCAGCGGGCGGAGATGGCCGGATAGCCCTGAAAAATCACTGGGAAAGTTTCCCAAGTTTCCCGGCAGGGCTGCCGGGCTGCCCCGGCCAGGCCTGAACGCGGGCTGTTTTCTCCCACCCAGGGCCCGGCGAGGAATGCAACAGACGGCCCGGGATGaaggcaggcagccctggccgGAGCCGCTCGGCAGCGTCAGCCTCTGCCTCCCCTTCCGCTGCCCGCGGTGCGGCGACCACAGCCGGTTCCGGAGCCTCTCCTCGCTGCGGGCACACCTGGAATACAGCCACAGCTACGAGGAGAGGAGCCTCCTGACCAAGAGCAGCCTCTTCTCGCCCCTGAAGGACGCGGAGCTGATCTCCCCGCCCGAACCCACCGCCCAGGgcagcccgggcagccccggcagcgGCGTGCAGCACAAAGGGCCCTACCTGAGCTTCTGCGGCAGCGGGAAGCGCGAGCAGGCTCtggagctggaagcagagcGGCCCGTCTCCTACGTGTCAAACTATGCGCCGGCTGACTCTCCCAGCGAGCAGGTTCCAAAACCTGGCCTCCCGGCCACTGACTCCAAAGCCTCCTTCGAGGCACACGTCAGAGAAAAGTTTAACAGGATGGTAGAGGCCGTGGACAAAACGATCGAGAAACGAATCGACAAGCTTACCAAAGAGCTGGCCCAGAAGACAGCGGAGCTACTGGAGGTGCGGGCAGCTTTTGTGCAGCTGTcccagaagaagcaggaggtgCAGCGACGGGAGCGGGCTCTGAGCAGGCAGGTGGACGTGGCGGTGGAGATGATCGCAGCCTTGAAGCAGCGCCTCACCGAGTCCGAGGAGGAGCTCCACCGCAAAGAGGAGTAAGTGGGCAGGCGAGAGCTGGTGGCTTTGCGCGGGCTGGCCAGCACCTGGCGAGGGGTGGCTGTTCAGTTGCTTGCTGGTTATAAAAGAGTCTGGTGCCACCAGCTTCTGGTCGCTGTGTTTCACAGCCCCTGTGGCCGTGTCTCCTGAAAGGCAGGGGACAGCTCCCCGAGCAGGTGGCTTTCATGCTTGATTCCCCAGGGACTTTTACACCCTCTAGTGACTGTGTTATGTCCCTTTTTCATGGGGTAGGGTGGAGTAGAAGCTGTCATCAGCGTGTAATCTGCTTTACACTGACACCTCTAAGCCACTATCTTTTTAAGAAGAGAGGGGTGGCTAAGTGCTGGAGGAAGTAGGTAAGAACAGCCAGTAGCACGTTTCTCCTGAAGTCTTCCCACCAGGGTCAGCAGGGCTGTCCGAGGAGCGGGATGGTCTCCcatgcagcagcaaagctgcattGGAGACAGTGCTGAAAAGGCTGTGTCCAAGTAGGTGTTTTAGATGAACACAGAACTGTGAAACTGGAATCACTTATTGGGAAACAGGAAGCAAATGCCAGAGTCGTTTTGACTAACCTCGGCCatctaaaaatgtgtttgtgatgcatccattaaaaatacagtgataGATGATGTATTATTTATACATGAACTACTTAGTTTATTCAGCATTTGCTGAAACCTTTCAGGCTTTTCATAGCAGCATAACTTCTTTTAGAGGAATGCAAATAAAGAATCTTGGTGGTGGAGTGCCTCTAAACCAATTCATCTGCTTACAGAGGGAAAAGATGAGAAGTGCTAGTTGCCATGACACTGATCTTAGAAGAAATAAGGAAGGTGGTGTAGGAATCCAGTGTAGAAAGTTTGGAGGGCTTTCATTGTTCCTTCCTGTAGGCTaaggacaagaaagaaaatattatggCTCTTGTATCAGCAGAAGTCATTTATCTTGAGGCAGTGCTATAGAATTCCCAGAAGAAGGGACACCAAAGGTGGTGGGATTCAAGCATCTGAGGTTTGTATCCTCCTTGAAGGGATATTCAACAGAacctctgattttttaaatatcaggtAGTACTTACAGAAGAGAATACTGAAGTACTAAAGATAAAGCTAAAGATAGTAGTGGAACTGAGACAGATTAGAAAGTGGGCTGGAAGGAGGCCATGATGGTAACTTACAGTTTGAAGCAGTTCTGGTATTCTCATCTAGCCTAGTTGCCCTTACAGGCTGTTTCACAAGCATGATTCATCCTATTTGTTCAAGAAAAGTGTCTTATAGGGGAAGAGATTGCTCTGTGGAggtccttcctcctctgctgacTAGAAAGGACCTCAGGTAAACAGCTGTCTTAGGCTAGATGCTGCACTTCAGATATCTAAAGTCAAGTGGTATGAATCTTACCCCATACTAAATGTGGAATGTACCTTTAAAATTCAAGGCTTGAGATCCACAGGAAGAACATGACTgtaaggagaaagcagaaaccaTTCAGTGGAGCAAAACCAGAGtgctggagaagaagaaaagatcttgtggaaaaagaggaagggggaaagagTTCTGTGGGTAGAAAGGAGTAATATGGTATGGCAAAGGGCACTGATCTGTGAAAAGAACAAGGCAGCAGGAGTTGTGATTTTTAACTATAGTACAAAAAGGCATAAGGAGGAGGCTTCTTGCCCCCCTAGCAGAGTGCTTGCTAGCAGCAGTGGTAAGCTGTGGTTCTCAGGCCAGAAAAGACAACACAGAATGAGAGGAGAAGTGGCAAAACACAGTCCCTCACACTAGAACGTTGCTAGGCCTGGGAAAGGGTCAGAAGCTCAGATGATTGCTGTTAGAATTCTAGACATCTCTGAAGGAGGAGGCTGAATGCATAAGCAGATGAGGAGGTGATTCTGTGTGTAGCTCCTAAGTTGGTGTTACAGGGAAGAATGAAGGTTATTTGACTAATAAGAAATGCTAACCAAACAGGCAGCTGCTCAAAAGCCTTTACCTGAGTACCCAGAGTATTGCTCTTCTAGGATTACTGCTGGCTTGCTTCAGCTTTCaataaagaacataaaaaaaacttGGAAGTAAAAGCAGCAATAGGAATGAGAGAATAGATACTACACAGTGGTGTGTTAATTTCTAAAGGCAAATTAGCCTAGTGCTTGCTAGTGGGTAACACAGAAGGATGATCAGCCTAGAGTATCcagggggaaaaggggg
Protein-coding sequences here:
- the ZNF365 gene encoding protein ZNF365 isoform X4, encoding MRARRGMQQTARDEGRQPWPEPLGSVSLCLPFRCPRCGDHSRFRSLSSLRAHLEYSHSYEERSLLTKSSLFSPLKDAELISPPEPTAQGSPGSPGSGVQHKGPYLSFCGSGKREQALELEAERPVSYVSNYAPADSPSEQVPKPGLPATDSKASFEAHVREKFNRMVEAVDKTIEKRIDKLTKELAQKTAELLEVRAAFVQLSQKKQEVQRRERALSRQVDVAVEMIAALKQRLTESEEELHRKEEEVVTFNQFLEEAAEKEVRGKARLQHFIENLLQRVELAERQLEYYQNQQMVCNHTNISEHVFTDISLNKKPRCLAPRKQQSEEREYYSSL
- the ZNF365 gene encoding protein ZNF365 isoform X2, with the protein product MRARRGMQQTARDEGRQPWPEPLGSVSLCLPFRCPRCGDHSRFRSLSSLRAHLEYSHSYEERSLLTKSSLFSPLKDAELISPPEPTAQGSPGSPGSGVQHKGPYLSFCGSGKREQALELEAERPVSYVSNYAPADSPSEQVPKPGLPATDSKASFEAHVREKFNRMVEAVDKTIEKRIDKLTKELAQKTAELLEVRAAFVQLSQKKQEVQRRERALSRQVDVAVEMIAALKQRLTESEEELHRKEEEVVTFNQFLEEAAEKEVRGKARLQHFIENLLQRVELAERQLEYYQNQQMVCNHTNISEHVFTDISLNKKPRCLRGSQQALYNIPDSKPHSFQKGRILLKKAKDEKTSLQPVKCFYEPIDCPREIWRAQKKGEAVCSARKVSSKSKMGKKAKPL
- the ZNF365 gene encoding protein ZNF365 isoform X1: MRARRGMQQTARDEGRQPWPEPLGSVSLCLPFRCPRCGDHSRFRSLSSLRAHLEYSHSYEERSLLTKSSLFSPLKDAELISPPEPTAQGSPGSPGSGVQHKGPYLSFCGSGKREQALELEAERPVSYVSNYAPADSPSEQVPKPGLPATDSKASFEAHVREKFNRMVEAVDKTIEKRIDKLTKELAQKTAELLEVRAAFVQLSQKKQEVQRRERALSRQVDVAVEMIAALKQRLTESEEELHRKEEEVVTFNQFLEEAAEKEVRGKARLQHFIENLLQRVELAERQLEYYQNQQMVCNHTNISEHVFTDISLNKKPRCLSRGSQQALYNIPDSKPHSFQKGRILLKKAKDEKTSLQPVKCFYEPIDCPREIWRAQKKGEAVCSARKVSSKSKMGKKAKPL
- the ZNF365 gene encoding protein ZNF365 isoform X3; the protein is MQQTARDEGRQPWPEPLGSVSLCLPFRCPRCGDHSRFRSLSSLRAHLEYSHSYEERSLLTKSSLFSPLKDAELISPPEPTAQGSPGSPGSGVQHKGPYLSFCGSGKREQALELEAERPVSYVSNYAPADSPSEQVPKPGLPATDSKASFEAHVREKFNRMVEAVDKTIEKRIDKLTKELAQKTAELLEVRAAFVQLSQKKQEVQRRERALSRQVDVAVEMIAALKQRLTESEEELHRKEEEVVTFNQFLEEAAEKEVRGKARLQHFIENLLQRVELAERQLEYYQNQQMVCNHTNISEHVFTDISLNKKPRCLSRGSQQALYNIPDSKPHSFQKGRILLKKAKDEKTSLQPVKCFYEPIDCPREIWRAQKKGEAVCSARKVSSKSKMGKKAKPL